One Felis catus isolate Fca126 chromosome D1, F.catus_Fca126_mat1.0, whole genome shotgun sequence DNA segment encodes these proteins:
- the JAM3 gene encoding junctional adhesion molecule C isoform X2, with translation MVMGHSNSSCSRGCLIGAVNLKSSNRTPVVQEFESVELSCIITDSQTNDPRIEWKKIQDDRTAYVFFDNRIQGDLAGRAELLGKTSLRIWNVTRTDSALYRCEVVARNDRKEIDEIVIELTVQVKPVPPVCRVPKAVPVGKTATLQCQESEGFPRPHYSWYRNDVPLPTDSRANPRFRNSSFLLNSETGTLVFSAVHKEDSGQYYCIASNDAGSARCEEQMMEVYDLNIGGIIGGILVVLAVLALITVGICCAYRRGYFINNKQNGESYKSPGKSDGVNYVRTEEEGDFRHKSSFVI, from the exons gttgCTTGATTGGGGCTGTGAATCTCAAATCCAGCAACCGAACCCCAGTGGTACAAGAATTTGAAA GTGTGGAACTCTCTTGTATCATTACGGATTCACAGACAAATGACCCCAGGATTGAATGGAAGAAAATTCAAGATGACCGAACTGCATATGTGTTTTTTGACAACAGAATCCAGG GAGATTTGGCAGGTCGTGCAGAATTATTGGGTAAAACGTCTTTAAGGATCTGGAATGTGACCCGGACAGACTCAGCCCTTTATCGCTGTGAAGTGGTTGCTCGAAATGACCGCAAAGAAATTGATGAGATTGTCATTGAGTTAACTGTGCAAG TGAAGCCGGTACCTCCTGTGTGCAGAGTACCAAAGGCTGTACCCGTGGGCAAGACAGCCACGCTGCAGTGCCAGGAGAGTGAGGGCTTCCCCCGGCCTCACTACAGCTGGTATCGAAATGACGTGCCGCTGCCCACAGATTCCAGAGCCAATCCCAGATTTCGAAACTCCTCTTTTCTCTTAAACTCTGAAACAGGCACTCTG GTTTTCAGTGCTGTTCACAAGGAAGACTCTGGGCAGTATTACTGCATTGCTTCTAATGATGCAGGCTCAGCCAGATGTGAGGAGCAGATGATGGAAGTCT ATGACCTGAACATTGGTGGCATTATTGGGGGGATCCTGGTGGTGCTTGCTGTACTGGCCCTGATAACAGTAGGCATCTGCTGTGCATACAGACGGGGTTACTTCATCAATAATAAGCAGAATGGTGAAAG TTACAAGAGTCCGGGGAAGTCAGATGGAGTTAACTATGTCAGGACAGAGGAAGAG GGCGACTTCAGACACAAGTCATCATTTGTGATCTGA
- the JAM3 gene encoding junctional adhesion molecule C isoform X1, translated as MALRRRPTVRLCARLSDFFLLLLFRGCLIGAVNLKSSNRTPVVQEFESVELSCIITDSQTNDPRIEWKKIQDDRTAYVFFDNRIQGDLAGRAELLGKTSLRIWNVTRTDSALYRCEVVARNDRKEIDEIVIELTVQVKPVPPVCRVPKAVPVGKTATLQCQESEGFPRPHYSWYRNDVPLPTDSRANPRFRNSSFLLNSETGTLVFSAVHKEDSGQYYCIASNDAGSARCEEQMMEVYDLNIGGIIGGILVVLAVLALITVGICCAYRRGYFINNKQNGESYKSPGKSDGVNYVRTEEEGDFRHKSSFVI; from the exons gttgCTTGATTGGGGCTGTGAATCTCAAATCCAGCAACCGAACCCCAGTGGTACAAGAATTTGAAA GTGTGGAACTCTCTTGTATCATTACGGATTCACAGACAAATGACCCCAGGATTGAATGGAAGAAAATTCAAGATGACCGAACTGCATATGTGTTTTTTGACAACAGAATCCAGG GAGATTTGGCAGGTCGTGCAGAATTATTGGGTAAAACGTCTTTAAGGATCTGGAATGTGACCCGGACAGACTCAGCCCTTTATCGCTGTGAAGTGGTTGCTCGAAATGACCGCAAAGAAATTGATGAGATTGTCATTGAGTTAACTGTGCAAG TGAAGCCGGTACCTCCTGTGTGCAGAGTACCAAAGGCTGTACCCGTGGGCAAGACAGCCACGCTGCAGTGCCAGGAGAGTGAGGGCTTCCCCCGGCCTCACTACAGCTGGTATCGAAATGACGTGCCGCTGCCCACAGATTCCAGAGCCAATCCCAGATTTCGAAACTCCTCTTTTCTCTTAAACTCTGAAACAGGCACTCTG GTTTTCAGTGCTGTTCACAAGGAAGACTCTGGGCAGTATTACTGCATTGCTTCTAATGATGCAGGCTCAGCCAGATGTGAGGAGCAGATGATGGAAGTCT ATGACCTGAACATTGGTGGCATTATTGGGGGGATCCTGGTGGTGCTTGCTGTACTGGCCCTGATAACAGTAGGCATCTGCTGTGCATACAGACGGGGTTACTTCATCAATAATAAGCAGAATGGTGAAAG TTACAAGAGTCCGGGGAAGTCAGATGGAGTTAACTATGTCAGGACAGAGGAAGAG GGCGACTTCAGACACAAGTCATCATTTGTGATCTGA